A single Hypanus sabinus isolate sHypSab1 unplaced genomic scaffold, sHypSab1.hap1 scaffold_1560, whole genome shotgun sequence DNA region contains:
- the LOC132387141 gene encoding zinc finger protein 229-like → MAHQRVHTREWPFTCSDSGKGFTRSSDVMAHQRVHTGERPFICSDCGKGFISPSKLKIHQRVHTGERPFTCSDCGKGFTQSSYLLVHQSVHTGERAFTCSECGKGFTQSSTLMAHQRVHSGERLFTCSDCGRGFTRSYKLKVHQRVHTGERPFTCSDCGKGFTQSSLLKLHQRVHTGERPFSCSDCGKGFTCSSQLKVHQRVHTGERPFTCSVCGKGFTLSPHLLRHQLVHTGEWPFTCSVCGKGFTESSFLQRHQSVHTGKWRFTCSDCGKGFNWSSHLLSHQSAHTGKGLFTCSVCGKGFISSSQLKIHQRFHTGERPFSCTDCGKGFTMSSHLKVHQRVHTGERPFTCSDCGKGFTSSSQLKVHHRVHTGERPFTCSDCGKGFTRTYQLQRHQRVHTG, encoded by the coding sequence atggctcaccagcgagttcacaccagggagtggccgttcacctgctcagactctgggaagggattcactcggtcatctgacgtaatggctcaccagcgagttcacactggggagaggccgttcatctgctcagactgtgggaagggattcatttcgccatctaaactgaagatacatcagagagttcacactggagagaggccattcacctgctcagattgtgggaagggattcactcagtcatcctacctactggtacaccagtcagttcacactggggaaagggcgttcacttgctcagagtgtgggaaaggatttactcaatcatccaccctaatggctcaccagcgagttcatagTGGGGagcggctgttcacctgctcggactgtgggagggggttcACTCGGTCatataaactgaaggtacatcagcgagttcacactggagagaggccattcacctgctcggactgtgggaagggattcactcagtcatctctactgaagttacatcagcgagttcacactggggagcggccgttctcctgctcagactgtgggaagggattcacttgctcatctcaactgaaggtacatcagcgagttcatactggggagaggccgttcacctgttcagtctgtgggaagggattcactttgtcacctcacctactgagacaccagttagttcatactggggagtggccattcacttgctcagtctgtggaaagggattcactgaatcatctttcctgcagagacaccagtcagttcacactggcaaGTGgcggttcacctgctcagactgtgggaagggattcaattgGTCATCTCACCTGCTGTCACACCAGTCAGCCCATACAGGGAAagggctgttcacctgctcagtctgtgggaagggtttcatttcatcatctcaactgaagatacatcagcgatttcacaccggggagaggcctttctcctgcacagactgtgggaagggattcactatgtcatctcatctgaaggtacatcagagagttcacactggggagaggccattcacctgctcagactgtgggaagggattcacttcgtcatctcaactgaaggtacatcatagagttcacactggggagaggccgttcacctgctcagactgtgggaagggattcactcggacatatcaactacagagacaccagcgagttcacactgggtag